The following nucleotide sequence is from Primulina huaijiensis isolate GDHJ02 unplaced genomic scaffold, ASM1229523v2 scaffold206774, whole genome shotgun sequence.
GTTCCTGCAGTGGCCGCTCATCATCATCGGTGTCTCCATCATGGTGGTCTCACTCGCGGGATTCGCCGGCGCGTGCTACCGCAACACCTTCCTCATGTACTTCTACTTGTGGGCCATGTTCTTCATCATTGCCGCCCTCGTCGGGTTCATCATCTTCGCTTATGCTGTCACTGACAAGGGATCGGGTCAACCCGTCATGAACCGGGTCT
It contains:
- the LOC140966497 gene encoding tetraspanin-3-like; the encoded protein is MRASNHLIGFLNFLTFLLSIPILGGGIWLSSRANNTDCLKFLQWPLIIIGVSIMVVSLAGFAGACYRNTFLMYFYLWAMFFIIAALVGFIIFAYAVTDKGSGQPVMNRVYLEYYLGDYSGWLKDR